One genomic segment of Hevea brasiliensis isolate MT/VB/25A 57/8 chromosome 3, ASM3005281v1, whole genome shotgun sequence includes these proteins:
- the LOC110638672 gene encoding uncharacterized protein LOC110638672: protein MAWDEELIRDIFTERDVNLILQIPPRLWARIDVISWDKDKKGAFTVKSGYKFLYSITPDEAINYREVWKRLWNSNTPPKVKIFIWTAACNVLPTMVQLLKKRVNMEEFYSVCYLNSESTKHTLFRCHFAQDCWRLSNIGFLAGNVNSVMEGLSNLFSSLDFEVSDGALVLMWGIWDSRNKLVWNQTHFHLHQWYLSPLVSCSNRRKLVFLS from the coding sequence ATGGCTTGGGATGAGGAGTTGATCAGAGACATTTTCACTGAAAGGGATGTCAACCTTATTTTACAGATTCCGCCAAGGTTATGGGCTAGGATTGATGTTATTTCATGGGATAAGGACAAGAAAGGCGCCTTCACAGTGAAGAGTGGTTACAAGTTTTTGTATTCTATCACACCTGATGAGGCAATAAATTATAGAGAGGTTTGGAAGAGATTGTGGAACTCCAATACCCCTCCTAAggttaaaattttcatttggaCAGCTGCGTGTAATGTGCTTCCTACAATGGTTCAGTTGTTGAAGAAGAGAGTTAACATGGAAGAGTTTTACTCTGTTTGCTATTTGAATTCGGAATCCACTAAGCATACGTTGTTTCGATGCCATTTTGCTCAAGATTGCTGGAGATTGTCCAATATTGGTTTTTTGGCTGGGAATGTAAACTCAGTTATGGAAGGTTTAAGCAATCTTTTTTCTTCCCTTGATTTCGAAGTCAGTGATGGAGCTTTAGTGCTCATGTGGGGAATATGGGATAGCAGGAATAAACTAGTTTGGAATCAGACTCACTTTCATCTACACCAGTGGTATCTTTCTCCTCTCGTTTCCTGTTCCAATAGAAGGAAGCTCGTCTTTCTAAGTTAG